In Sulfurihydrogenibium subterraneum DSM 15120, a single window of DNA contains:
- a CDS encoding type II toxin-antitoxin system RelB/DinJ family antitoxin has translation MSTKIHTTLRVDKKNYEEAKEILNRLGLNVSQAFNIFVAMVKEHRGLPFELKLPNEKTRKVIKEARKGKNLIEVKNIKELEKTIK, from the coding sequence ATGAGTACAAAAATACATACCACTCTAAGAGTAGATAAAAAAAATTACGAAGAAGCAAAAGAAATTTTAAATAGATTAGGACTAAATGTAAGTCAAGCATTCAACATATTTGTCGCGATGGTAAAAGAACATAGAGGACTACCTTTTGAATTAAAACTTCCAAATGAAAAAACCAGAAAAGTTATAAAGGAAGCAAGGAAAGGCAAAAACCTAATAGAAGTTAAAAACATAAAAGAATTGGAAAAAACTATCAAATAA
- a CDS encoding helix-turn-helix domain-containing protein, whose amino-acid sequence MKNWLEEYKYDEEYIYYGLMLDLSYYLKQLMIEKGLNKKQLAQKMGVSPAYITKIFSGQNISLKTVAKILSALEVDAGIKIIDREKISYKTAPNRDLFKVIKKEITNESKSLSTAA is encoded by the coding sequence TTGAAAAATTGGTTAGAAGAATATAAATACGATGAAGAATACATATATTACGGTTTAATGCTTGATTTATCCTACTATCTAAAACAATTAATGATAGAGAAAGGACTTAACAAAAAACAACTTGCACAAAAGATGGGAGTATCTCCTGCATACATTACAAAAATATTTAGCGGTCAAAACATATCCCTAAAAACCGTTGCAAAAATACTATCAGCTCTTGAAGTTGATGCTGGAATAAAAATTATTGATAGGGAAAAAATCAGCTACAAAACAGCTCCAAATAGAGATTTATTCAAAGTAATAAAGAAGGAGATAACAAATGAAAGTAAATCTCTCTCAACTGCAGCTTAA
- a CDS encoding Eco57I restriction-modification methylase domain-containing protein: MQTAGLIKEVFTNPKNINEIFSQYFEEKNHKFRPLEEIYETEKLTDRFEEPVLIGELELEDGYQLDFFTIKTKENLSERSSKRQQYEIAKDLLKLRNKDAGIFIFYDEEGNFRFSFVFAEYQGKKRDFSHYKRYTYFVSKDQPNRTFIERLDLAKFLSLDEIKEAFSVKQLTKEFYNEIQNWYAWALKEFQDKKGSFPGGRDEENLIRLITRLIFVWFLKEKKLIPEEIFDEKSLENIVKDFKKADNYYNAILQNLFFATLNRPPKDRDFAIEGNLPENRKHFGIKILYRYSSKLKISKEEFIKLLEKVPFINGGLFECLDKEKDNIYIYIDGFSRNEKKRAKLPDYLFFSDEKDVDLSFFYGENKKAKVKGIINILKEYNFTVDESSPIDIEVSLDPELLGHIFENLLASFNPETQTTARKATGSYYTPKEIVEFMVDEALTYYLVNKTGIPEEKIRELISYDENHSLTQEEREKVITAIDELKVIDPAVGSGAFPMGILHKLVHILHKTDPDNKMWKEKQISRLEKLKQDAYLIQDVKIREEILKDIENQKEELEKAFKNEIDYARKLFLIENSIYGVDIQPIAIQIAKLRFFLSLLIDQKVDKSRENYGILPLPNLETKFVSANTLIGLEKPDKFKTHSLFKTPKIKNLEEKYKELMKSYFSASNRSQKKRIQEKAEKIREELAKELKSIGFSDEATEKIAKFDIFDQLSSADWFDPEWMFGVEDGFDIVIGNPPYGVKVEKFNSQSQYYKFYDKQKNSASFFIEKASEIVKNKGIVAYIVPKSLTFSEGWYKTRELILNENTLKTIIDVSKAFERVRLEQVIIIYEKYKSEKDYKFLTGDNWISKIEIKGYSTKSLAQNLNTIPVYIDDEKLKILNKLLKDSIMLDSISETSRGLPFQRKISKNGNLYILRGKNIKKYAIYGELDKISLTTEELRKKKVKEILKPKIISQNIVAHVMNPYDRIIIMATLDKEGILTLDTVMNTFITNQNYSYQYILALLNSKLAEWYFYWFVFNRAIRTMHFDKYYMGKLPVKKITLDQQKPFIDLVDKILELTSKPDYETNPTLQQKVNEYSSQIDQLVYQLYNLTDEEIERIERKLKKETTNNIAQEL; encoded by the coding sequence ATGCAAACAGCAGGTTTGATAAAAGAAGTTTTTACAAATCCTAAAAATATAAATGAAATTTTTAGCCAGTATTTTGAAGAAAAAAATCATAAGTTTAGACCTTTAGAAGAAATATACGAAACAGAAAAATTAACAGATAGATTTGAAGAGCCAGTTTTAATCGGAGAGCTTGAGTTAGAAGATGGTTATCAGCTTGACTTTTTTACTATAAAAACAAAAGAAAACCTATCAGAAAGAAGCAGTAAAAGACAGCAGTATGAGATAGCAAAAGACCTTTTAAAATTAAGAAATAAAGATGCAGGAATATTTATTTTTTACGATGAAGAAGGAAATTTTAGATTTTCTTTTGTCTTTGCAGAGTATCAAGGCAAAAAAAGAGATTTTAGCCACTACAAAAGATACACTTACTTTGTAAGCAAAGACCAGCCTAATAGAACCTTTATAGAAAGGTTAGACTTAGCCAAGTTTTTATCGTTAGACGAGATAAAAGAAGCATTTAGCGTTAAACAGCTGACAAAAGAGTTTTACAACGAAATACAAAACTGGTATGCTTGGGCTTTAAAGGAGTTTCAGGATAAAAAAGGAAGTTTTCCTGGTGGAAGAGATGAAGAAAATTTAATAAGACTTATAACAAGGTTAATTTTTGTATGGTTTTTAAAAGAGAAAAAACTTATTCCAGAAGAAATATTTGATGAAAAAAGTTTAGAAAACATAGTTAAAGATTTTAAAAAAGCAGATAACTACTACAACGCAATTTTACAAAACCTATTTTTTGCAACACTAAACAGGCCACCAAAAGATAGAGATTTTGCAATCGAAGGCAACCTTCCAGAAAATAGAAAGCATTTTGGAATAAAAATTCTTTACAGGTATTCGAGTAAATTAAAAATCTCAAAAGAAGAATTTATAAAACTGCTTGAAAAAGTGCCGTTTATTAACGGAGGACTGTTTGAATGCCTTGACAAAGAGAAAGATAACATATACATATACATAGACGGCTTTTCAAGAAATGAGAAAAAAAGAGCAAAACTTCCAGATTATCTATTCTTTTCAGATGAAAAAGATGTAGACCTTTCATTTTTCTACGGAGAAAATAAAAAAGCAAAAGTAAAAGGCATAATTAACATACTAAAAGAGTATAACTTTACAGTTGATGAAAGTAGCCCAATTGATATAGAAGTATCTTTAGACCCAGAGCTCTTAGGTCATATATTTGAAAACTTGCTTGCTTCTTTTAATCCAGAGACCCAGACAACGGCAAGAAAAGCAACAGGTTCATACTACACTCCAAAAGAGATAGTCGAGTTTATGGTAGATGAGGCATTAACTTATTACTTGGTAAATAAAACTGGCATACCAGAAGAAAAAATAAGAGAATTAATCTCTTACGATGAAAATCACTCTTTAACGCAAGAAGAGAGAGAAAAAGTAATAACTGCTATTGATGAGCTTAAAGTAATAGACCCAGCTGTTGGTTCTGGAGCTTTTCCTATGGGAATACTTCATAAGCTTGTTCACATCTTACACAAAACAGACCCTGATAATAAAATGTGGAAAGAAAAACAGATAAGCAGATTAGAAAAGTTAAAACAAGATGCATATTTGATACAGGATGTAAAAATAAGAGAAGAGATACTAAAAGATATTGAAAATCAAAAAGAGGAGCTTGAAAAAGCATTTAAAAATGAGATAGATTACGCAAGGAAGCTCTTTTTGATAGAAAACTCAATATACGGAGTTGACATACAGCCAATAGCTATTCAGATAGCAAAATTAAGGTTTTTCTTATCTTTGCTAATAGACCAAAAAGTTGATAAAAGCAGAGAAAACTATGGAATACTTCCACTTCCAAACCTTGAGACAAAATTTGTATCAGCTAACACACTTATTGGATTAGAAAAACCAGATAAATTTAAAACCCATTCACTTTTTAAGACACCGAAAATAAAGAATTTAGAAGAGAAATATAAAGAGTTAATGAAAAGTTATTTTTCTGCAAGTAATAGAAGTCAAAAGAAAAGGATTCAGGAAAAAGCTGAAAAGATTAGAGAAGAGTTAGCAAAAGAGCTAAAAAGTATAGGATTTTCTGATGAAGCAACGGAAAAAATAGCGAAATTTGACATTTTTGACCAGCTTTCTTCAGCTGACTGGTTTGACCCAGAGTGGATGTTTGGAGTAGAAGATGGTTTTGACATAGTCATAGGAAACCCGCCGTATGGAGTAAAAGTAGAAAAATTTAATTCTCAATCTCAATATTATAAGTTTTATGATAAGCAAAAGAATTCTGCTTCATTTTTTATAGAAAAAGCATCTGAAATTGTAAAAAATAAAGGAATTGTTGCTTATATAGTACCCAAATCTTTAACTTTTTCAGAAGGTTGGTATAAAACAAGAGAATTAATATTAAATGAAAACACTTTAAAAACTATTATTGATGTAAGTAAAGCCTTTGAGCGTGTAAGACTTGAACAAGTGATAATAATTTATGAAAAATATAAAAGTGAAAAGGATTATAAATTTTTAACAGGGGATAATTGGATTTCAAAAATAGAAATAAAAGGCTATTCCACAAAATCTTTAGCACAAAATTTGAACACTATTCCAGTATATATAGATGATGAAAAACTTAAGATTTTAAATAAATTACTTAAAGACAGTATTATGCTTGATAGTATATCCGAAACATCAAGAGGGCTTCCTTTTCAAAGAAAAATCTCTAAAAATGGAAATCTATATATTCTGAGAGGTAAAAATATAAAAAAATATGCAATTTACGGAGAATTAGATAAAATCTCTTTAACTACAGAAGAATTAAGAAAAAAGAAAGTAAAGGAAATTTTAAAGCCTAAAATTATATCTCAAAACATTGTCGCACATGTTATGAATCCCTATGATAGAATTATAATTATGGCAACATTAGATAAGGAAGGAATCTTAACATTAGATACTGTAATGAATACTTTTATCACTAATCAAAATTATAGTTATCAATATATTCTTGCACTTTTAAATTCAAAATTGGCAGAATGGTATTTTTATTGGTTTGTATTTAATAGAGCAATTAGAACTATGCACTTCGATAAATACTATATGGGAAAATTGCCAGTTAAAAAAATTACATTAGACCAGCAAAAACCATTTATAGACCTTGTAGATAAAATATTAGAGCTAACAAGCAAACCAGACTACGAAACCAACCCAACCCTACAACAAAAAGTCAACGAATACAGCTCCCAGATAGACCAGCTTGTCTATCAGCTCTACAACCTAACAGACGAAGAAATAGAAAGAATAGAAAGAAAATTAAAAAAAGAAACCACCAATAACATAGCACAGGAGCTGTAA
- a CDS encoding HigA family addiction module antitoxin yields MNLQEFKKAIKNKQHIQVVSIIELEREPTHPGEILEEEFMKPLGISQSKLAKDIGVSVRAINEIVNKKRSITPEMAIRLSKKFGTSPEFWLGLQMDYDLWKAYHKPSRKYKNKTVKPLNK; encoded by the coding sequence TTGAATTTACAAGAGTTTAAAAAAGCAATTAAAAATAAACAGCATATACAAGTAGTGTCAATTATAGAACTTGAGAGAGAGCCTACACACCCAGGAGAAATTCTTGAAGAAGAGTTTATGAAGCCATTAGGAATTTCTCAATCTAAACTTGCTAAAGATATTGGCGTTAGTGTAAGAGCAATTAACGAAATAGTAAACAAAAAAAGAAGCATTACGCCTGAGATGGCTATAAGACTTTCTAAAAAGTTTGGAACTTCCCCAGAATTTTGGCTTGGATTACAGATGGATTACGATTTATGGAAAGCTTATCACAAACCAAGTAGAAAATACAAAAATAAAACTGTTAAACCATTGAATAAATAG
- a CDS encoding type II toxin-antitoxin system RelE/ParE family toxin has protein sequence MIKNFIDKDTEKLYRTGKSKKFPPEIWERAVRKLDMLRRSKSLEDLKIPPSNRLEALRGDLEGFYSIRINDQYRIIFRFKDGDAYDVGIVDYH, from the coding sequence ATGATAAAAAACTTTATAGATAAAGATACTGAAAAGCTTTACAGGACTGGCAAAAGTAAAAAATTTCCCCCTGAAATCTGGGAAAGAGCAGTAAGAAAGTTAGATATGCTAAGAAGATCTAAATCTTTAGAAGATTTAAAAATACCACCATCTAATAGGTTAGAAGCTCTTAGAGGAGATTTAGAAGGTTTTTACAGCATAAGAATAAACGATCAGTATAGAATAATATTTAGATTTAAAGATGGTGATGCTTATGATGTTGGAATTGTAGATTACCATTAA
- a CDS encoding helicase-related protein has protein sequence MYIIKNEGTANLENRLNQLIKLAQEIKILVGFFYFSGLDAVYNALKENNDLALKILVGLDVDKGNYSLYEYASEEKKLSVEDRVENFIKSIKTVFNNEDFDNQDFYEKATFFINLINQGRLNIRKTRKSNHAKLYIVKLKENNSIVRQGLFITGSSNLTKSGLSNQNEFNIEISDFGLKEVNEYFDNLWENSIKLTEIEEYKTRIIKVIENETPLKEITPYQAYVLVLKTYIDTFHTEKPIKRLEKLLEKNNFKRFSYQIDAVNQAVSIIEENNGAIIADVVGLGKSIVAASIGYVLDRKGIVISPPGLVDSWKYYINKFELNKLGWEAYSLGKLEDVLNVVNDDPDIEIVIVDEAHRFRNENTKSYDLLSKIVRGKKVILLTATPFNNRPSDIFSLLKLFQIPKKSTITLEENALEKFKRYEREFKNLAYIKTNYNSSQTKKREKAEKLYKEIFGKKQVDIKEVDKKIKELAKEIKRFIQPVMIRRNRLDLMKNPLYKDEINQLSKLEDPKEALYELDFKQSQFYDKVLNQYFSKENGMFKGAIYVPYIYEKGLKNKELIDEEEKESFEFYQQENLRDFMRRLLVKRFESSFEAFRQSIENFLNIYKKVSKFIEKTGYYVLDRKFIEESFNLDDDEVLEEIEKRMEILQSDVNIQKEKKNLGRQYYIYDINTFKKKEEFLKDINSDIKLFEKILKEIEDLKLVDQDPKVEKLIEIIDQTLSKQEKGQPKRKIIIFSEFRDTVKYLGQKLKNRFKVLTVEGNLSDSKIQEIRKNFDASYNIQEDNYDILLATDKISEGFNLARAGTVINYDIPWNPVRVIQRVGRINRIGQKVFDKLYIYNFFPTEKGENLTRQREIAQNKLFLIHNSIGEDAKIFSSDEEPTPSELYKRLTKNPDELEEESFFTKVIKEFQEIKEKDPEVIYQINNLPHRIKVAKKGKENELILFVKKGNNLFVRYKNYSEDKVLSVSFEEVYEKIKADKEEKPLDKSQQFWEAYQQLKDFDSNKTTKTAHNDPEVKARSMLKSLLQKPEIQNNEELFTFVKNLIKDVENYGSLSLYTLKGISNLNSNKIDECIAYLNNLKQELGGEDFIEKNKIKPQPLEILIAIENREN, from the coding sequence GAGTATGCATCAGAAGAAAAGAAGTTAAGTGTAGAAGACAGAGTAGAAAACTTTATAAAGTCTATAAAAACAGTTTTCAACAACGAAGATTTTGATAACCAAGATTTTTACGAAAAGGCAACCTTCTTTATAAACCTTATCAATCAAGGAAGATTAAATATAAGAAAAACAAGAAAGTCAAACCACGCAAAACTTTACATAGTCAAACTAAAAGAAAACAACAGCATAGTCAGACAAGGACTTTTTATAACAGGTAGTAGCAACCTTACAAAGTCAGGACTTTCAAATCAAAATGAGTTTAACATAGAAATATCAGACTTTGGCTTAAAAGAGGTAAACGAGTATTTTGACAATTTATGGGAAAACTCTATAAAACTTACAGAAATTGAAGAATATAAAACAAGGATAATTAAAGTTATAGAAAATGAAACACCTTTAAAAGAGATAACACCATACCAAGCTTACGTCTTAGTTTTAAAAACTTACATAGACACCTTTCACACAGAAAAACCTATAAAAAGGTTAGAAAAACTTTTAGAAAAAAATAACTTTAAGAGGTTTAGCTATCAGATAGATGCTGTAAATCAAGCAGTGTCTATAATTGAAGAGAATAACGGAGCAATCATCGCTGACGTTGTTGGACTTGGAAAATCAATAGTAGCAGCTTCTATAGGTTATGTTTTAGATAGAAAAGGGATAGTAATATCACCACCGGGTTTAGTTGATAGCTGGAAGTATTATATAAACAAGTTTGAGCTTAACAAGTTAGGCTGGGAAGCTTACTCTCTTGGAAAGTTAGAAGATGTTTTAAATGTAGTTAACGATGACCCTGATATTGAGATTGTAATAGTAGATGAAGCTCACAGATTTAGAAATGAAAATACAAAAAGCTACGACCTTCTTAGTAAGATAGTCAGAGGAAAAAAAGTAATACTACTAACCGCTACACCTTTTAACAACAGACCTTCTGACATATTTTCACTGCTAAAACTCTTTCAGATTCCTAAAAAGTCAACCATCACCCTTGAAGAAAACGCGTTAGAAAAGTTTAAAAGATACGAAAGAGAGTTTAAAAATCTTGCTTACATAAAAACTAACTACAACTCATCTCAAACAAAGAAAAGAGAAAAAGCAGAAAAGTTATACAAAGAAATTTTTGGTAAAAAGCAGGTAGATATTAAAGAAGTTGATAAAAAAATAAAAGAACTTGCAAAAGAGATAAAAAGGTTTATACAACCAGTGATGATAAGAAGAAACAGACTTGACCTTATGAAAAATCCTCTTTACAAAGATGAAATAAATCAGCTCTCAAAGTTAGAAGACCCAAAAGAAGCTCTCTACGAGCTTGACTTTAAACAATCACAATTTTACGACAAAGTTTTAAATCAGTATTTTTCAAAAGAAAATGGAATGTTTAAAGGTGCTATATACGTGCCTTACATATACGAAAAAGGTTTAAAAAACAAAGAGTTAATAGATGAAGAAGAAAAAGAAAGCTTTGAGTTTTATCAACAGGAAAACCTTAGAGACTTTATGAGAAGACTTCTTGTAAAAAGGTTTGAGAGCTCCTTTGAAGCCTTTAGACAAAGTATAGAAAACTTTTTAAACATATACAAAAAAGTTAGCAAATTTATAGAAAAAACAGGATACTATGTTTTAGATAGGAAATTTATAGAAGAAAGTTTTAATTTAGATGACGATGAAGTATTAGAAGAGATAGAAAAAAGAATGGAAATTCTTCAGTCTGATGTAAATATACAAAAAGAGAAGAAAAATCTTGGAAGGCAGTATTACATTTACGACATAAACACATTTAAGAAAAAAGAAGAGTTTTTAAAAGATATTAATTCTGACATAAAACTGTTTGAAAAAATCTTAAAAGAAATTGAAGATTTAAAATTAGTTGACCAAGACCCAAAGGTTGAAAAACTTATAGAGATTATTGACCAAACACTATCAAAACAGGAAAAAGGACAACCTAAAAGGAAGATAATTATTTTTTCAGAGTTTAGAGATACGGTTAAATACTTAGGACAAAAGTTAAAAAATCGTTTTAAAGTGCTTACTGTAGAAGGAAATCTCTCAGATAGTAAAATTCAAGAGATAAGAAAAAACTTTGACGCAAGTTATAACATTCAGGAAGATAATTACGACATTCTACTTGCAACTGATAAGATTTCAGAGGGATTTAACCTTGCAAGAGCTGGAACGGTAATTAATTACGACATCCCTTGGAACCCTGTTAGAGTTATTCAAAGAGTAGGAAGGATAAACAGAATAGGTCAAAAAGTTTTTGATAAACTTTACATATACAACTTCTTCCCAACAGAAAAAGGAGAAAACTTAACAAGACAGAGAGAAATAGCCCAAAATAAACTGTTTTTAATACACAACAGCATTGGAGAAGATGCAAAAATATTCTCTTCTGACGAAGAACCTACCCCGTCAGAGCTCTACAAAAGACTTACTAAAAACCCTGACGAATTAGAAGAAGAGAGCTTCTTTACAAAAGTTATAAAAGAGTTTCAAGAGATAAAAGAAAAAGACCCAGAAGTTATATACCAGATAAACAATCTACCCCATAGAATAAAAGTAGCTAAAAAAGGAAAAGAAAACGAGCTAATACTGTTTGTAAAAAAAGGAAATAACCTTTTTGTAAGGTATAAAAATTACTCAGAAGACAAAGTTTTATCAGTATCTTTTGAAGAAGTTTACGAAAAAATCAAAGCAGATAAGGAAGAAAAACCTTTGGATAAATCTCAGCAATTTTGGGAAGCATACCAGCAGTTAAAAGACTTTGATAGCAACAAAACCACTAAAACAGCTCACAATGACCCAGAAGTAAAAGCAAGAAGTATGTTAAAAAGCTTATTACAAAAACCAGAAATACAAAACAATGAAGAACTTTTTACATTTGTTAAAAATCTTATAAAAGATGTAGAAAATTATGGAAGTTTATCCCTTTACACACTTAAAGGAATCTCAAACTTAAATTCAAACAAGATAGATGAGTGTATAGCATACCTAAACAACCTTAAACAGGAGCTGGGAGGAGAGGATTTTATTGAGAAAAACAAAATAAAACCCCAACCACTTGAAATTTTAATAGCTATAGAAAACAGAGAAAATTAG